The following DNA comes from Streptococcus canis.
TGGAAACTGTAGCCATCTTTCATGATAAATTCACGAGTACGAAGCAAGCCATTACGAGGACGTTTTTCGTCACGGTATTTGGCTTGGATTTGGTAAAGGTTTAGTGGTAATTGCTTGTAAGATTTAACCGCGTCACGCACCAAGGTTGTAAAGGTTTCTTCGTGGGTCGGACCCAAGATAAAGTCTGATTTGTCACGGTTCTTGAGCTTATAAAGGTCTTCTCCATAGGTCTCATAACGACCTGATTCACGCCAGAGGTCAGCTGTCAAAAGAGCTGGCGCTAACATTTCAACGGCACCAATTTTCTCAAATTCTTCACGCATGATGGTTTTGAATTTCTCGATGGTACGGTTTGCCAGTGGTAAGTAAGCATAGATACCAGCAGAAACTTGGCGCACGTATCCCGCACGCACCATAAGCGCGTGACTAATTACTTGAGCATCACTTGGCATTTCGCGCAAGGTTGGGATAAGCATTTTACTTTGTTTCATAAGATTATTACATTTTGATACAAGGCCAGAGGCAGGGACAAGTTCCTGATTCGTTTGGAAACAGCCTAACCATCTGACTATTCAATAACTAATTGAATGTGTATCCCTTTCATTTTGAGGTAAATCATTAAGCCGCAGTTAAGATTGGCTTTGGGTTTTCTTTTAGCAAATTGAAAACAAGTTACTTTTATTGAAGCGAGTTTCTTTAGAAGAAAACTCTCATAATATCATTCCACGTCACGGCAATCATCAGAACAACCATGATAGCAACCCCAACAAGGGTAATATAGGTTTCTGTTTCTTGTTTCAAGGGTTTGCGACGAATGGCTTCAATAATATTCATCAAGATTTTCCCGCCGTCAAGGGCAGGGATTGGAATTAAATTGAAAATTCCCAAGTTGATAGAGAGCATGGCCATGAGAGATAAGACAGAATCCAAGCCATTTTGAGCCGCTTGATTGGACAGTTGGTACATGGCAACTGGACCACCTAACTTATTTAAACTAAAGGCAGTAATCAGACCTTTCAAGGCATTCAAAATGGTAAAAGCACCATTCCAAGCCAATGCCAAACCGCCTAGGAGTTTATCAACGAAACCTGTTTTCAATCTTGCTTTAACCCCTAGAGCATATTGCTTGCCCTGCTTTTGAGGCTTGATAGCCGCAGTTTTTATAGTGTCCCCTGATTTATAGGTCACCTTAACCGTTTCTGAAGGCCCTAACGCCTTGCTGGTTGTTTCAACAGCCTTGGTAAGGTCAGTCCAATCATTAACCTTATGGTTATTAATCTTGAGAATTTGATCATTATCGCGAAGACCAGCCTTGGCTGCGGCACCGTTTTCTTGAACACGAACATGATTACTGTTGAAGTCGGGCATGCCACCTTGTAAAAAGACAAGGAGGATAAACACCACAATCCCTAGAATAAAGTTATTCATGGGACCTGCAAAGTTGGTGATTAAGCGACCGCCAATGCTAGCATTTTGGTACTGCACATCAAGCGGAGCAATCCGGATCTCAGTGCCATCTTCTTCAACAATGGTGGCGTCATGGTCAACAGCATAGGTCTTGGTAGCGTCCAAAACCAAGCCTGTAATGCTGAGCTTATCTTCCAAATCATAGGAAGTGACATTCATGGGCAGGCTGGTAGGATCAATCTTGCTTTGAGATAAGTTGATGCGCTTGACCAACCCTTGCTCATTTAGCGTCAAGCTAGCTGGTGTTCCAGTCTTGATTTCTGTCTTGTCATCTCCCCAACCAGCCATACGCACATAGCCACCTAGGGGCAAAATTCTCAAGGTGTAGAGAGTCCCTTCTTGGTCAACATGCGAAAAGATTTTGGGGCCCATACCAATGGCAAATTCTCTGACAAGAATCCCCGATTTTTTGGCAAAATAGAAATGCCCAAATTCATGGACAATGACTAAAATCCCAAAAATAATAATAAAGGTTATTATTCCTAACATAGATTTCCTTTCAGTCTATTATTTCTATTGAGTCCTTGCTGTCCTCAGGTCTGACATAAGTCATCCTTAAACGTGCAAAAACACCCTTGGCTATTGTTTAAAATAATCCGAATAGATGCATGATGGGAAAAACAAAAATCATGGAGTCAAAGCGGTCCAAAATGCCTCCATGTCCTGGAATCAGTTTGCCAGAATCCTTAACACCAAAATGTCGCTTAATGGCACTTTCAACCAAATCTCCAAATTGGGCAAAGATTGAAAAGAGGGCCACTAAAAGCAGCATGACAAAAAAGTGATGAGGGGCATAGACCGAGCGATCAATCAACATAAAAACAAAGGAAGTAAGCACTGCACAAGCTATTCCCCCTAAGCTACCTTCAATGGTTTTATTAGGTGAAATCCTAGGCAATAATTTGCGTTTTCCAAACTGGCGACCAATCATGTAGGCTCCAATATCTGTTGCCCAAACGATAAATAGCGCTAATAAAACTTTGTCAACTCCTGACAGGCGGGCATTAACCAAATTTTGAAAACCGATCCCAACATAAAAACTAGCCGCAATAGGGAAAGTCGCATCTTCAAAAGAATAAGCACTGCTATTTAAGACTGTTCCTGCTAAAAGGAAAAAGACAATAATCCCATAGCCTGCAAAGCTAGCATCAATCGGCAAGGAAGTGAGGTAATGGTCCATCGGGACTGTCAAAACAAAGGCTGCCAGCATGGCAAAGACCCCTTCAAAGGAAAAGATTTCAAGTCTTCTCATCTTCAATAATTCTGACACGCCAATCATGGCCAAAACACCCACAAATAATTGGAATGGTAAACTTCCTATAATAAGAAAAGGTAGAAAAATAGCTGCCGCTATTCCGCCCCAGATAACACGTTCTTTCATAACTATCTCCTTTTAGACCTTCCCAAAGCGGCGTTGGCGACGATTGTAATCTGCAACAGCCTTTAGCAGCTCTGCTTTTTTAAAATCAGGCCATAAAACTGGTGTAAAGTAAAACTCACTATAAGCTGATTGCCAAGGTAAGAAATTGCTCAGGCGCAATTCGCCACTGGTACGAATAATCAAATCAGGATCACGATAAAGGTAAGGCAGATGATCCGTCATCAGGTAATTAGCAATCAAGTCTTCTGTAATATCGCCAGGATTTAACCTTGCGTCCAAAACATCTTGGGCAATCAAACGAACAGCACTGGTAATTTCGGCACGACCACCATAATTGAGGGCAAAATTCAAAATCAAACCAGTATTACGCTTAGTTTTATCAATGGCAGCATTGAGCGCTGTCAAGGTATCTTCAGGTAGGCGATGGGTTTCTCCAATCATTTGTACCTTGACATTGTTTTTGTGCAAGGTTGGAACGTACTTGTCAAAGAACTCTACTGGCAAATTCATAATGAAAGAGACTTCGTCCTGAGGGCGAGACCAGTTTTCTGTTGAGAAGGCATAGACCGTCAAGACCTTAATCCCTAATTCTGAGGCGGCAATAGTCACTTCCTGCAAGGCATCCATTCCCGCTTTATGACCAAAGACCCTAGGCTTTAACCGTTTTTTCGCCCAGCGGCCATTACCGTCCATAATGATTCCGATGTGCTTTGGGATTTTGTCCAAAACAACTTTTTTTGATTTTGCTTTTATTCCAAACATGTTTTTTCCTTATTGATAAGCATACTTATCTCATATTTTATCATACTTCGCCCCATTTGGCTCGCTTTTTGTTAGCAGATGTCATCTTCCTGTAAGGAGTTTGACTAATTCTTAACATTGTTGGATTGGCTTGTTAAAAACAAGGACTAAAAGGCAATTCTGATCTCCCTAGTCAGCGGCTGCATAAAGCAAAAAAGGCTGGAAGTTCTCCTCCCAGACTTTCATCGTTTTTAGTTGCCTTCGATAGCACTTTCGGTGTCATCTGTAGTCTCAATAGCTGTTTCGTCAACAATTACTGGCTCAGCTGTCTCAACAGGTCTTGCTTCTGCAGTTGCTTTTGTTACAATACGTTTGATGGCAGACAATTCAAAGGTTAAGAAAACCCCGTCCACATCTAAAACGATTTTTTTAGCAGCAGAATCAACTTCATCAACGATGGCAAACATGCCACCGATTGTTACCACTTCATCACCTTTTTCAATGGCGTTCAATTGATTTTGACGCTCTTGCGCTTGTTTCTTTTGTTGGCGTTGCATGAACCAAATCAAGGCAAGCATCACCACAAACATTAAAATTGTTGGAAATCCCATAATGTCTCCTTTTTATTCTATAGAAGTCATGTCCTACTATAACAAAATTATGGCAGCATAGCAAGACAGGACCTCATTTTGTTGATTTGAGAAAAAGGAGCTGATGACTCAGCTACATATCGGCATTTAAAAAAGCTAAAATCTCACTTTCTGTCAAGCTAGAATCACAAACGGCTCTCACTTGACCACTGTGGATCACCAACAAGGCTGGGACAGTTGCTAAGTGATACGCTTGACGAAAAGCTTGAAGGGCTTCGGCATCAAGGGGATTTTCACTGTTAACAAAGGACACCTTCTTCTGATTGTCCTTAGCAACTTGGGCAAGTTTGGGCGCGAAAAGGCGGCAATAGGGACAGGTTGAACGCCCTAAAAAAACGACCATGTCTTTGCCAGTTGCGATGGCTTGCGTCACGTCACTAATTCCCACCGATGTAAATTGGGCTACGGTTTCTTCAAACGTCATTTCTAAACTCCTTTATCTTTTATCTTGTCCCTTATCATACACCAAAGCAGTAGCTTTCTCAACTAATTCCGTCTTGAAAGGGCTACCATTTTCTTTTATAATAAAACTAAGGTAATACTCGTCTCTTTGCGCCCTCATAGAAAGGAACTTAGCCAAATGTTAGCACAGTTTAGACCCCTTATCAATCGCTATGCCAAACCCTACCTTGTCTTAGTTTGCCTGCTATGGCTGGTCATGTTTTTTGTTAGATGGGATACAATGGTTTTGGGTTATAGCCTTTACTTTTTAGTGATGCAAAAAGCGTTTCTCATCCTCGGTATCCTGACTATTTTGATGGGAGCCATCAGCAAGCGTTGGGGGCTCATCCTATTTGGCTTACTCTTTTGTGGCGCCTTTTGGATCAATCTTTTTATTCTCTTTGGCATCTTGCCCGTATTTGGCAATTAATATCATTAGGCTAGAGTTGGGTCAACGCCTCTCATAGGAAAGTTGGCCTAACTCTTTTTTGACGCTCAAAAAATCATCAGAGCACAGCCGTTTTATTAAAATGCTCAAAAAAAAACAGAACCTGAGAAGTATCAGATTCTGTTAGGTCTCGGTGTTTAGTTTTTTTGACGCTTGTTCAGGAAACCAAAGGCTGCTACTAGCATGGTCAACCCAGTTGCTAATAACCCTTTTGAGGTCATTTCGCCTGTTTGAGGAAGGATAGCTTGTTGAGGTTTTTGGTCTTCTGTCATCAAAGGACTTGCCTTGGAAACAGCCATTGGCACTGGTGTTACGGTCTGCCCTGTCCTTGCTTGCTGCGTTTGGCTTGGTGTCTCTGCTGTGCTTGCTGCCACTTTCAAGACAATAGCCGTTAGTCCATCAATAATCAAGCCACCTTTGGTAAATTGAATGCCTTTAGGGGTAGCAATGGCACTTGTCCCAGCCTGCTGCGCATCCACAAGCACTTGTGCTCCTAGCAAATGACGGTAGCTGTCTGGTAAGACCACGGTGCGCGCTTTGCTATCTGCATTAACAAAAATAGCATAGTGGTCTCCATTAGAAGCAATGGTCTGGTAACCAATAATCAAATCATCTTTTTGAATATCCCCTTGACCAGCTTGGGTAATTAAGGTCACATCACGGTTGACATCTGCCATACTTGCTTTTCTGAAGGCATCACTTGAGCGCCGAAGGGCAATCAAACCCTTGGTGTAAGCCTGTGTTTGGTAGCTGATTGGATTAGCTTGACCATCTGTTGCCCTTGCCCAGTCAAAATGATTGACCGCGTCAGACGAATCATAAGAATCATGAATGAAGTAAGGGTATTCTGCTACGGCATCAATCAGCGTTGCCTTATTTGGCACCCTGTCATCAGCAACCTTTGTCTTGTAGTCAGGATTTAAAAGGTGTTTGGTTCGACCATATTCCTGACCAGAATGAATAAAGGCAGTCCCTTGAGCGGTTAAAATCAAGGTATTTCCTAAACGTATACGCTTGTGAATCTCTTCTTCGGCAACTTTAGGATCCTTATTAATGGATTTGGCAATAACATCATGCAAGGTCAGATTGTCATGGGCTGCAATATACTGAACCACATCTCCTGGGGCATCCGCTTCAAAATTACCAGGTTGTGCTTTGATTGTTTTGAACAAGCCTTCTAGATTTTTTGCGCCACCGGTAATAAAGGCCGCTGTGCCTTCATTAGGGAACCCTGATTTGAGGGTGTTTCGAATATCGTCTGAGAAGACACCAACCGTATTAGTTGTTTTCATCCAATCTTGGTCGGCTGCGATTTCTTTTTTCCCCTCATCACCTTGATAAGTGCGCCAGCCTTCACCAATCATAATGATATTAGGATTAATAGCCTTAGCTGCTTTGAAGGCTTGCTCAATCGCTGCCGCATCATGGTCACCCATCATGTCAAAACGGAAACCATCCACCTTGAATTCACGGGTTAAATAGGTGATCGAATCCACCAAAATACGGCGACTCATGGCATGTGTCGTCCCC
Coding sequences within:
- the rseP gene encoding RIP metalloprotease RseP; amino-acid sequence: MLGIITFIIIFGILVIVHEFGHFYFAKKSGILVREFAIGMGPKIFSHVDQEGTLYTLRILPLGGYVRMAGWGDDKTEIKTGTPASLTLNEQGLVKRINLSQSKIDPTSLPMNVTSYDLEDKLSITGLVLDATKTYAVDHDATIVEEDGTEIRIAPLDVQYQNASIGGRLITNFAGPMNNFILGIVVFILLVFLQGGMPDFNSNHVRVQENGAAAKAGLRDNDQILKINNHKVNDWTDLTKAVETTSKALGPSETVKVTYKSGDTIKTAAIKPQKQGKQYALGVKARLKTGFVDKLLGGLALAWNGAFTILNALKGLITAFSLNKLGGPVAMYQLSNQAAQNGLDSVLSLMAMLSINLGIFNLIPIPALDGGKILMNIIEAIRRKPLKQETETYITLVGVAIMVVLMIAVTWNDIMRVFF
- a CDS encoding phosphatidate cytidylyltransferase encodes the protein MKERVIWGGIAAAIFLPFLIIGSLPFQLFVGVLAMIGVSELLKMRRLEIFSFEGVFAMLAAFVLTVPMDHYLTSLPIDASFAGYGIIVFFLLAGTVLNSSAYSFEDATFPIAASFYVGIGFQNLVNARLSGVDKVLLALFIVWATDIGAYMIGRQFGKRKLLPRISPNKTIEGSLGGIACAVLTSFVFMLIDRSVYAPHHFFVMLLLVALFSIFAQFGDLVESAIKRHFGVKDSGKLIPGHGGILDRFDSMIFVFPIMHLFGLF
- a CDS encoding isoprenyl transferase, with product MFGIKAKSKKVVLDKIPKHIGIIMDGNGRWAKKRLKPRVFGHKAGMDALQEVTIAASELGIKVLTVYAFSTENWSRPQDEVSFIMNLPVEFFDKYVPTLHKNNVKVQMIGETHRLPEDTLTALNAAIDKTKRNTGLILNFALNYGGRAEITSAVRLIAQDVLDARLNPGDITEDLIANYLMTDHLPYLYRDPDLIIRTSGELRLSNFLPWQSAYSEFYFTPVLWPDFKKAELLKAVADYNRRQRRFGKV
- the yajC gene encoding preprotein translocase subunit YajC; this encodes MGFPTILMFVVMLALIWFMQRQQKKQAQERQNQLNAIEKGDEVVTIGGMFAIVDEVDSAAKKIVLDVDGVFLTFELSAIKRIVTKATAEARPVETAEPVIVDETAIETTDDTESAIEGN
- a CDS encoding thioredoxin family protein, producing MTFEETVAQFTSVGISDVTQAIATGKDMVVFLGRSTCPYCRLFAPKLAQVAKDNQKKVSFVNSENPLDAEALQAFRQAYHLATVPALLVIHSGQVRAVCDSSLTESEILAFLNADM